From a region of the Haematobia irritans isolate KBUSLIRL chromosome 4, ASM5000362v1, whole genome shotgun sequence genome:
- the Uch-L5 gene encoding ubiquitin carboxy-terminal hydrolase L5, which yields MDGAGNWCLIESDPGVFTELIKEFGVEGVQVEEIWSMDAESFKNLEPIHGLIFLFKWVQDDEPAGNVVKDNRLDKIFFAKQVINNACATQAILSVLLNCKHEDIKLGETLTNFKEFCQFFDPYNKGLTLSNASQIRTVHNSFARQTLFELDSKNQNKDEDVYHFIGYVPIEGRLYELDGLKEGPIDLGAIGSDQNWIDVVRPIIEKRMNKYSEGEIHFNLMAIVSDRQKIYQQQIDKLLSGSSVAEAMETDDRETEVAKLRSLIDNEAEKRKRYRIENVRRKHNYLPFIVELLKMLGERGQLMPIYEKAKQRALEREATSAKSKS from the exons ATGGATGGAGCTGGCAATTGGTGTTTGATTGAAAGTGATCCTGGCGTGTTCACGGAGCTTATTAAGGAATTTG gggTTGAAGGTGTACAAGTAGAAGAAATTTGGTCCATGGATGCTgagtcatttaaaaatttagaacCCATCCATGGCCTAATCTTTCTATTTAAATGGGTTCAGGACGATGAGCCTGCCGGCAATGTTGTGAAAGACAAtcgtttagataaaattttcttcgcaAAACAGGTTATTAACAATGCCTGCGCTACGCAGGCTATTTTAAGCGTTCTCTTAAACTGCAAACACGAGGATATCAAGCTGGGAGAAACTTTGACCAACtttaaggaattttgtcaattttttgatccATACAATAAAGGATTAACCCTAAGCAATGCGTCACAGATTCGCACAGTACATAATAGTTTTGCTAGGCAAACGCTTTTCGAATTGGATTCGAAGAATCAAAACAAAGATGAAGATGTATATCATTTTATTGGTTATGTGCCAATTGAAGGACGTCTTTATGAATTAGATGGTTTAAAGGAAGGGCCTATTGATTTGGGAGCTATTGGCTCCGATCAAAATTGGATTGATGTTGTTCGTCCCATAATCGAAAAACGCATGAACAAATACAGCGAAGGAGAAATACATTTCAATCTTATGGCCATTGTTTCAGACAGGCAAAAGATTTATCAACAGCAAATAGATAAATTACTCAGTGGTAGCAGCGTAGCGGAAGCAATGGAAACTGATGACCGTGAAACTGAGGTTGCCAAATTGCGTTCGCTGATTGATAATGAGGCTGAAAAGAGAAAAAGATATCGCATAGAAAATGTAAGACGAAAACATAATTACTTACCATTCATTGTGGAACTATTGAAAATGCTCGGTGAACGTGGTCAACTCATGCCGATCTACGAAAAAGCCAAGCAAAGGGCTTTAGAACGAGAGGCTACATCTGCAAAGAGCAAATCATAA